Proteins encoded within one genomic window of Geotalea daltonii FRC-32:
- a CDS encoding cytidylate kinase family protein, with amino-acid sequence MAIVTISRQMGTGAYAMAKELSKKLKYTLIDGPKIAELAKSYGLAEDILERVDEKPPAYITAEDRLQAANLSTMELILLDAARKGNVVMYGRGAQYLLEGMTNVLRVRIIAPFEERVENLAEREWIDPDLARDLIRRSDHQRGGFTHFYFDRDWQSPFEYDLVFNTSRLSKSAIVEAIVAAAKDPKLKEGEADLTSHLDDLILRKRVEVALLKSGKIGSLHFKIECMDGAISLTGHVHNDEEREEAVRIAEKVKGVKQVDDDLQVMNYQHHLE; translated from the coding sequence ATGGCGATCGTTACCATATCCAGACAGATGGGCACTGGTGCATATGCAATGGCCAAGGAACTGTCGAAAAAGTTGAAATATACACTGATTGATGGACCCAAAATTGCGGAGCTGGCCAAAAGTTATGGGTTGGCAGAAGATATTCTGGAGAGGGTCGATGAAAAACCTCCCGCTTACATAACTGCAGAAGACAGGCTGCAGGCTGCCAACCTGAGCACCATGGAACTGATTCTGCTGGATGCTGCCAGAAAAGGAAATGTGGTTATGTATGGCAGGGGAGCCCAATATCTTCTTGAGGGCATGACCAACGTCCTGCGGGTGCGCATCATAGCACCCTTTGAGGAAAGGGTTGAAAATCTTGCCGAACGCGAATGGATCGACCCTGATCTGGCCCGCGACCTTATCCGCAGGAGCGACCACCAGCGTGGCGGCTTCACCCATTTTTATTTCGACAGGGACTGGCAAAGCCCTTTTGAATATGATCTTGTGTTCAACACCTCTCGACTGTCAAAGAGCGCTATCGTCGAAGCCATTGTTGCTGCGGCCAAGGATCCTAAACTCAAAGAAGGGGAGGCCGACCTGACTTCCCACCTTGATGATCTTATCCTGCGCAAACGGGTGGAGGTTGCACTGCTGAAATCAGGCAAGATCGGTAGCCTGCACTTCAAGATCGAGTGTATGGACGGAGCGATCTCCCTGACGGGCCATGTGCATAACGATGAAGAGCGGGAAGAGGCTGTGAGAATTGCCGAAAAGGTCAAAGGAGTAAAACAGGTGGACGATGATCTCCAGGTGATGAATTACCAGCATCACCTGGAATAA
- a CDS encoding HD domain-containing phosphohydrolase, whose protein sequence is MCLPFLGIRFKLSFVSFLLVTAVIAVSSVAVMGIMDRFLLGELVKRGTSLSRGAANTAAFGLLAHDRLVVDNLVAKLKERQPDVLYVAAVDHDGIITAHSDLRKNGARYEQKAPAKVISRDVDGTMVTLDSRGGRDIYEFSTPIRFAARKIGSLHLTIDGVTLVDARGDARRMVALASGLILVVAVLASYYLAGFFTTPIKKLQEGVSQLRSGKYQGALTVKLHDELGELTSNFNQMAQVIVQQQDKLEEYAHGLEESYLATVKILATSIDARDDYTLRHSTRVAALSVMLGQQLGLHTEELRDLEVAALVHDLGKIRIPDKVLKKAAPLNEEELEMVRLHTRHGAEILSHSRALQRFVPAVLYHHEWYDGQGYPEGLKGAEIPLFAKIIAIADAYDAMTTSRPYRSGLPAAIAINEITRYSGSQFEPALVDLFVRSLGQPNHAIPQLMLRLSA, encoded by the coding sequence GTGTGTTTGCCGTTTCTGGGAATCAGGTTCAAACTTTCTTTCGTTAGTTTCCTGCTGGTGACAGCGGTTATAGCGGTGTCGTCTGTGGCTGTCATGGGAATTATGGACAGGTTTCTTCTTGGGGAATTGGTCAAACGCGGCACGTCGCTGTCAAGGGGAGCGGCCAACACTGCAGCTTTCGGACTGCTTGCCCATGATCGTCTTGTGGTGGACAATCTTGTCGCCAAGCTGAAGGAACGGCAGCCTGATGTTCTGTACGTGGCGGCCGTGGATCATGATGGAATCATCACGGCCCATAGCGATCTAAGGAAAAACGGAGCAAGGTACGAACAGAAGGCGCCAGCCAAGGTGATCAGCAGGGATGTGGACGGCACCATGGTTACACTGGATAGCAGGGGCGGCAGAGACATCTACGAGTTCAGTACTCCCATAAGGTTTGCAGCCAGAAAGATCGGTTCATTACATCTGACCATAGATGGCGTCACTTTGGTGGATGCCCGGGGAGATGCGCGCCGAATGGTGGCCCTTGCTTCCGGTCTGATTCTCGTCGTCGCGGTTCTGGCTTCATATTATCTTGCCGGGTTTTTTACAACCCCCATCAAAAAGCTGCAAGAAGGTGTTTCGCAGCTCCGGTCGGGTAAATACCAAGGGGCATTGACGGTAAAACTCCATGACGAATTGGGGGAGTTAACGAGTAATTTTAACCAGATGGCCCAGGTAATCGTACAGCAGCAGGACAAGCTGGAGGAATATGCGCATGGCCTTGAAGAATCTTACCTGGCCACGGTAAAGATCCTTGCCACATCCATCGATGCCAGGGATGATTACACACTCCGTCATTCGACCCGCGTGGCGGCATTATCCGTCATGCTGGGTCAGCAGTTGGGGCTTCACACTGAAGAATTGCGGGATCTTGAGGTGGCTGCCCTGGTGCACGACCTGGGGAAAATACGAATTCCCGACAAGGTCTTGAAAAAGGCAGCACCTCTGAATGAAGAAGAATTGGAGATGGTCAGGCTGCATACACGTCACGGTGCAGAAATTCTCAGCCATTCCCGGGCGCTTCAAAGGTTTGTTCCAGCCGTTCTTTATCACCACGAGTGGTATGACGGTCAGGGGTACCCCGAAGGATTGAAAGGTGCTGAAATCCCGTTATTTGCCAAGATCATTGCGATTGCCGATGCCTATGATGCAATGACCACTTCACGACCATATCGCAGTGGTCTGCCTGCGGCAATTGCCATTAATGAAATCACTCGCTACAGCGGATCCCAATTTGAGCCGGCACTGGTCGATCTTTTTGTTAGATCTTTGGGGCAGCCCAACCATGCCATCCCCCAGTTAATGCTCAGGCTGTCGGCATGA
- a CDS encoding SPOR domain-containing protein, whose product MSKQFSADSEETELKGSKGKSQAQLLVLLLLVAVGGYVYFFTGLIKPREETPKPQPPQAAQVKKPMPPRQAEQTPAAAKPEQPNSAAAPAPVPASSSPAPAQTAGGQKTAPVQNPAKPEPAKTTKNQAPAVPTAPGKQAAAVPEKPGGKKTAKDAAPAKTTDKVAAPTGKPTTVAGKTAAPAVEKQQQPTAKKVAGAFSLKTGEIVFAKDAGAVEAKLKKAGLKPVVRHTTMMQEPMNRLFYAEYPDRESAGVDLEQLRAKAPDAFIIQEGGKYVIYAGSYLKEARAAIEQDRLFDKGLRLVMKKTQVKIPVTYITAGSFPSQDDARKAADRLKKSGIKLAVVKSGKVSIKK is encoded by the coding sequence ATGTCCAAGCAGTTTTCAGCGGATTCAGAGGAAACCGAACTTAAGGGATCAAAAGGTAAAAGCCAGGCCCAGCTTCTTGTCCTGTTGCTGCTGGTTGCGGTCGGCGGATACGTCTATTTTTTCACCGGATTGATCAAGCCCCGTGAAGAAACGCCCAAACCCCAGCCGCCACAGGCTGCCCAGGTGAAAAAGCCGATGCCGCCCCGGCAGGCCGAACAAACGCCGGCAGCTGCTAAACCTGAACAACCCAATTCCGCGGCAGCTCCTGCTCCTGTACCTGCATCTTCATCTCCTGCCCCTGCTCAGACTGCCGGTGGACAGAAAACTGCTCCAGTGCAGAATCCGGCCAAACCTGAACCGGCTAAAACAACTAAAAACCAGGCACCTGCTGTACCGACGGCTCCCGGCAAACAGGCTGCTGCAGTTCCTGAAAAGCCAGGCGGCAAAAAGACAGCCAAAGATGCTGCTCCGGCCAAGACGACAGACAAAGTCGCTGCTCCTACTGGCAAGCCGACGACTGTTGCAGGAAAAACTGCTGCTCCAGCCGTGGAAAAGCAGCAACAGCCGACGGCCAAAAAAGTCGCCGGCGCTTTCAGTCTGAAAACCGGGGAAATCGTTTTCGCCAAGGATGCAGGTGCAGTGGAGGCAAAGCTGAAAAAGGCGGGCCTGAAGCCTGTAGTACGGCATACAACCATGATGCAAGAGCCCATGAACAGGCTCTTTTACGCCGAGTATCCCGACCGAGAATCGGCAGGCGTCGACCTGGAACAACTCCGTGCCAAGGCTCCCGATGCCTTTATCATTCAGGAGGGCGGCAAGTATGTTATCTATGCAGGTTCGTATCTAAAGGAAGCCCGTGCAGCCATTGAGCAGGACCGGCTTTTCGATAAAGGGTTGCGGCTGGTGATGAAAAAGACCCAGGTGAAGATCCCGGTCACCTACATTACCGCCGGCAGCTTCCCCAGCCAGGATGATGCCCGCAAGGCAGCCGACAGGCTGAAGAAGAGCGGAATCAAGCTGGCTGTGGTCAAATCCGGCAAAGTGTCGATCAAAAAGTGA
- the gdhA gene encoding NADP-specific glutamate dehydrogenase: protein MSPQIDEKLETMYQEVLKRNPGEVEFHQAVAEVLESLSPVISKHPEYLERKIIERICEPERQIIFRVPWQDDNGQVHINRGFRVEFNSALGPYKGGLRFHPSVYLGIIKFLGFEQIFKNSLTGMPIGGGKGGSDFDPKGKSDDEIMRFCQSFMTELYRHLGEHTDVPAGDIGVGGREIGYMFGQYKRITNRWEAGVLTGKGLKWGGSLVRPEATGYGATFFINEALKVRKESFDGKTCLVSGSGNVAIYTIEKIHQLGGKCIACSDSNGVIVHEKGLDVELIKQLKEVERRRIADYATFHKDAKYIANGNIWDIPCQVAMPSATQNEINGKDAKTLVKNGCIAVGEGANMPTTPEGIKVFLDAKIAYGPGKAANAGGVATSALEMQQNAQRDSWSFEFTEKKLEGIMVGIHQLCYDTAEEYGAPGNYVVGANIAGFIKVADAMVAHGLV from the coding sequence ATGTCACCGCAAATTGATGAAAAACTCGAAACGATGTATCAGGAGGTCCTGAAGAGGAACCCCGGTGAAGTGGAATTCCACCAGGCAGTTGCTGAGGTACTGGAGTCCCTGAGCCCCGTCATATCGAAGCACCCCGAATACCTTGAGCGCAAGATCATCGAGCGCATTTGCGAGCCTGAGCGGCAGATCATTTTCCGGGTACCCTGGCAGGACGACAATGGCCAGGTGCACATCAACCGCGGCTTCCGGGTCGAATTCAACAGCGCCCTTGGGCCATACAAGGGCGGGCTCCGTTTCCATCCTTCCGTCTATCTCGGCATCATCAAGTTCCTCGGCTTTGAGCAGATCTTCAAGAACTCCCTTACCGGCATGCCCATCGGCGGTGGAAAGGGTGGTTCCGACTTCGATCCCAAAGGAAAGTCGGACGATGAGATCATGCGTTTCTGCCAGAGCTTCATGACCGAACTCTATAGGCATCTGGGCGAGCATACGGATGTACCTGCCGGCGATATCGGTGTCGGCGGACGTGAAATCGGCTACATGTTCGGACAGTACAAAAGGATCACCAATCGCTGGGAGGCAGGAGTACTGACCGGTAAAGGCCTCAAGTGGGGCGGCTCGCTCGTTCGTCCCGAAGCAACCGGCTACGGTGCCACATTTTTCATCAACGAAGCTCTCAAAGTCCGGAAAGAGTCTTTTGATGGTAAAACCTGCCTCGTTTCAGGTTCCGGCAACGTTGCCATCTACACAATAGAGAAAATTCACCAGCTCGGCGGCAAGTGTATCGCCTGCTCCGACTCCAATGGTGTTATTGTTCATGAGAAAGGGCTCGATGTTGAATTGATCAAGCAGCTCAAGGAAGTGGAGCGCCGTCGGATAGCTGACTACGCCACCTTCCACAAAGACGCGAAATATATCGCCAATGGTAACATCTGGGACATCCCTTGCCAGGTTGCCATGCCGTCAGCAACTCAAAATGAGATTAACGGCAAGGATGCCAAGACATTGGTTAAAAACGGCTGCATAGCCGTCGGAGAAGGCGCCAACATGCCTACCACTCCGGAAGGTATCAAAGTATTCCTCGATGCCAAGATTGCCTACGGTCCCGGCAAAGCTGCCAACGCCGGCGGTGTTGCAACTTCAGCCCTGGAAATGCAGCAGAACGCCCAGCGTGATTCCTGGAGCTTCGAGTTTACCGAGAAGAAATTGGAAGGTATCATGGTCGGTATCCATCAGCTCTGCTACGACACGGCTGAAGAGTATGGCGCTCCTGGAAACTATGTTGTCGGTGCAAATATCGCCGGATTCATCAAGGTGGCAGACGCCATGGTTGCCCACGGCCTCGTGTAA
- the ispG gene encoding flavodoxin-dependent (E)-4-hydroxy-3-methylbut-2-enyl-diphosphate synthase has product MRKMTKQITVGNVKIGRDAPCSVQSMCSTDTRDVAATLDQIRRLNDVGCELVRCAVPDMDAAVALGRIKADSPIPVIADIHFDYKLALKVLENGIDGLRLNPGNIGDQWKVAEVVKVAAERQVPIRIGVNAGSLEKELLQKYGHPTAEAMVESALGHVRILEDLGYDQIKISLKASDVMKTVSAYRLLSQAVDYPLHIGITEAGTIFSGTIKSSVGLGILLADGIGDTMRVSLTGDPVDEVRVGYEILKSLGIRQRGINFVSCPTCGRCQINLIKVAEEVEKRLGAVEKSLTVAVMGCVVNGPGEAREADFGVAGGRGEGLLFRHGEIVRKVPEGELADALVEEVLKAAKSEE; this is encoded by the coding sequence ATGAGAAAAATGACCAAACAGATAACTGTAGGCAATGTAAAAATCGGCAGAGACGCCCCATGCTCGGTCCAATCCATGTGCAGCACCGACACCCGGGACGTGGCCGCCACTCTTGATCAAATCCGCAGGCTGAATGATGTTGGCTGCGAACTGGTGCGTTGCGCTGTTCCAGATATGGATGCCGCCGTTGCCCTGGGCCGCATCAAGGCCGACAGTCCGATTCCGGTTATTGCCGATATCCATTTCGACTACAAACTGGCACTTAAGGTGCTGGAGAACGGCATTGACGGTCTGCGGCTTAATCCGGGCAACATCGGCGATCAGTGGAAGGTGGCCGAGGTGGTAAAGGTTGCGGCTGAGCGCCAGGTGCCAATACGTATCGGCGTCAATGCCGGTTCCCTGGAAAAGGAGCTGCTGCAGAAATATGGTCATCCCACTGCTGAGGCCATGGTGGAATCGGCCCTGGGCCATGTACGCATACTCGAAGACCTGGGCTACGACCAGATAAAGATTTCCCTCAAGGCCTCCGATGTCATGAAAACCGTTTCCGCATATCGTCTCCTTTCCCAGGCGGTAGACTATCCGCTCCATATCGGCATTACCGAAGCCGGTACCATATTTTCCGGCACCATCAAATCTTCGGTCGGTCTCGGCATCCTCCTTGCCGACGGTATCGGCGACACCATGCGTGTTTCCCTTACCGGTGATCCGGTTGACGAGGTGCGGGTCGGGTACGAGATCCTCAAATCTCTCGGCATCAGGCAGCGTGGCATCAATTTTGTCTCTTGCCCCACCTGTGGCCGTTGCCAAATCAACCTCATCAAGGTTGCAGAAGAGGTGGAAAAAAGACTGGGGGCGGTGGAGAAATCCCTTACTGTTGCAGTGATGGGCTGCGTCGTCAATGGTCCCGGCGAGGCCCGCGAGGCCGATTTCGGTGTGGCCGGCGGCCGTGGCGAAGGTCTGCTTTTCAGACATGGCGAAATCGTGCGCAAGGTTCCGGAGGGGGAATTGGCCGATGCCTTGGTTGAAGAGGTGCTTAAAGCTGCAAAGAGTGAAGAGTGA
- a CDS encoding MgtC/SapB family protein, which yields MSLAVDVEMVVRLLLASLLGGIIGLEREIHGRPAGFRTHLLVSLGSSLFVVSSIEFYWVFGNFNGTLPVGVDPGRVAAQVVTGIGFLGAGAIIRENASVRGLTTAACLWIASAIGIACGIGLFGIASVVTGISLVSLLFLKRIERVLARDVYATVKVSGNDREGLIADMETLMNKNKLEITAARIEKNIEEKLIHVEYDLKLSSRNEIFALIDKIALVTGVKKVSFT from the coding sequence ATGTCTTTGGCTGTTGATGTGGAAATGGTAGTTCGGCTTCTCCTCGCATCACTGTTGGGTGGGATCATAGGCCTGGAGAGAGAGATTCACGGCAGGCCTGCCGGTTTCAGGACCCATCTCCTGGTTTCTCTTGGTTCATCCCTCTTTGTGGTTTCTTCCATTGAATTTTACTGGGTCTTCGGCAATTTCAACGGCACTTTGCCGGTGGGTGTCGATCCGGGAAGGGTTGCCGCCCAGGTTGTAACGGGAATCGGTTTCCTTGGTGCCGGGGCCATAATCAGGGAAAATGCTTCCGTCAGGGGATTGACAACCGCAGCCTGTCTCTGGATTGCGTCTGCCATTGGTATTGCCTGCGGCATCGGACTTTTCGGTATTGCCTCTGTTGTAACTGGAATTTCTCTTGTCAGCCTGCTGTTCCTGAAGAGGATCGAGCGTGTGCTTGCCCGGGATGTTTATGCCACGGTAAAAGTATCCGGTAATGACCGGGAAGGGCTGATTGCCGACATGGAAACGCTGATGAATAAGAATAAGCTGGAGATAACTGCCGCCAGAATCGAGAAGAATATTGAAGAAAAACTGATCCACGTGGAGTACGATCTCAAACTTAGCAGCCGCAACGAGATTTTTGCCCTGATTGATAAAATCGCCCTTGTAACCGGAGTCAAGAAAGTAAGTTTTACCTGA
- a CDS encoding GTP-binding protein, giving the protein MALVNNNKREINAKLVYYGPGLSGKTTSLNHVYAKLKPEFRGQLKTMNVQADKMYFFDFTPPGDANVNGYSVRLHIYTLKGEPAGPAPWKMVLKGVDGIVFVADSAPEKMAANRESLQNLDEFLRGFGQSISDIPLVFAYNKRDRADAVPVEEMQRMLNPRNRPGVPVAANKGEGVLNALLTLVKMVLKKLREEGAGEKNIYEPAFQQSIAVQGDEDISRYAVEDELVTETGTGSLLPAGEGAEPEISFFGNAEILGNGHMRLPLVISYGGREKTVTLDLKLG; this is encoded by the coding sequence ATGGCTCTGGTGAATAATAACAAGCGGGAAATAAATGCCAAGTTGGTCTACTATGGCCCTGGGCTATCGGGGAAAACGACCAGCCTGAACCACGTTTACGCCAAATTGAAGCCGGAGTTCCGGGGACAGCTGAAGACAATGAATGTTCAGGCTGACAAGATGTACTTTTTCGATTTTACTCCCCCCGGTGATGCCAACGTGAACGGTTACAGTGTTCGTCTGCACATATATACGTTGAAAGGTGAGCCGGCCGGTCCCGCTCCCTGGAAAATGGTGCTGAAAGGAGTGGACGGCATCGTTTTCGTTGCCGATTCGGCCCCGGAGAAAATGGCTGCTAATCGGGAAAGCCTGCAAAACCTGGATGAATTTCTGAGAGGATTTGGACAGTCTATTTCTGATATCCCCCTTGTCTTTGCCTACAACAAGCGTGACCGCGCTGATGCGGTTCCGGTGGAAGAGATGCAACGGATGCTGAATCCCCGCAATCGTCCGGGAGTTCCTGTAGCGGCCAATAAAGGTGAGGGGGTTCTCAATGCCCTGCTGACCCTGGTCAAGATGGTACTGAAAAAGCTGCGTGAAGAGGGTGCTGGAGAGAAAAACATCTATGAGCCTGCTTTCCAGCAGTCAATTGCTGTACAGGGCGATGAAGACATCAGCAGATATGCGGTAGAGGATGAACTTGTTACTGAAACCGGAACGGGTTCCCTTTTGCCGGCCGGCGAAGGAGCCGAACCCGAAATCTCCTTTTTCGGTAATGCGGAGATATTGGGCAACGGGCACATGCGCCTGCCGTTGGTCATAAGTTATGGGGGCAGGGAAAAAACTGTCACCCTGGATCTGAAACTTGGCTGA
- a CDS encoding PHP domain-containing protein, with the protein MIDLHIHSTYSDGIYKPAELVAMAAAKGLKTIALADHDTVAGIDEALEAGQSRNVEVIPAVELSVQFDTYQDVHLLGYLIDHRDRIFLDKLAEFRTIRDQRGQAIIANINVKLQHEKKEAITYDEAVNFADGAFGRPHIARVLVNRGYAKDMQDAFERYLIPCDEPKRYFPMDEALAEIRRLGGIAVLAHPTSISEERKVLATVIGKLAGKGLQGVEVYNNMCNADESAFLARLAEDLGLAATGGSDFHGIEGGIEMGSGRGQLAIPHTLATALKNMHHL; encoded by the coding sequence ATGATAGATCTTCATATCCACTCAACCTATTCCGACGGCATTTACAAGCCGGCCGAGCTGGTGGCCATGGCTGCAGCAAAAGGACTTAAGACCATTGCCCTGGCCGATCACGATACCGTCGCCGGTATCGACGAGGCACTTGAAGCAGGCCAAAGCCGGAATGTGGAAGTGATTCCGGCCGTCGAACTGTCGGTGCAGTTCGACACTTACCAGGACGTTCACCTTCTGGGTTACCTGATTGACCACCGGGACCGGATATTTCTCGACAAGCTTGCTGAATTCCGCACCATCCGGGACCAGCGGGGCCAGGCCATCATCGCCAATATCAATGTAAAACTCCAACATGAGAAAAAAGAGGCCATTACCTATGACGAAGCGGTAAACTTTGCTGATGGCGCCTTCGGCAGGCCTCACATTGCCCGCGTGCTTGTAAACAGGGGGTATGCAAAGGACATGCAGGATGCTTTCGAGCGTTACCTTATCCCATGCGATGAACCAAAGCGTTATTTTCCCATGGATGAAGCACTGGCAGAAATAAGAAGACTGGGGGGGATTGCCGTGTTAGCTCATCCCACAAGCATCAGCGAAGAGAGAAAGGTACTTGCCACTGTCATAGGCAAGCTGGCTGGAAAAGGGCTCCAGGGAGTCGAGGTCTACAATAATATGTGCAATGCCGATGAGTCTGCCTTTCTTGCCAGGCTTGCCGAAGATCTCGGTCTTGCAGCTACCGGTGGCTCCGACTTCCATGGCATCGAGGGCGGTATCGAGATGGGCAGTGGACGTGGCCAGTTGGCCATTCCCCATACCTTGGCAACTGCCCTGAAAAACATGCACCATCTTTAA
- a CDS encoding endonuclease III domain-containing protein: MRDSEIHRAVTLLLEAVRVWQSPAVTIVSQRQGSPFKVLISCILSLRTQDKTTSAASDRLFALADTPDKLAALPVEIIEKLVYPVGFFRVKAAQIKEISRLLMERYQGKVPDEIEELLTFKGVGRKTANLVVTLGYGKPGICVDTHVHRICNRWGYVVTRTPEQTEQALRGKLPTEYWLMINDLLVTFGQNQCYPISPICSTCPLREMCDRVGVKKSR; encoded by the coding sequence TTGAGGGATTCGGAAATTCACCGGGCTGTCACCCTGCTTCTGGAAGCGGTGAGAGTCTGGCAGAGTCCTGCCGTCACAATCGTTTCCCAGCGTCAGGGGAGCCCTTTCAAGGTTTTGATCTCTTGTATTCTTTCTCTTCGCACCCAGGATAAGACCACATCGGCAGCTTCAGATCGGCTGTTCGCACTGGCAGATACTCCTGATAAACTTGCTGCACTACCCGTCGAAATCATTGAAAAGTTGGTTTATCCGGTAGGCTTTTTCCGGGTCAAGGCTGCCCAGATAAAGGAAATCAGCCGCCTGCTCATGGAAAGATACCAGGGAAAGGTCCCAGATGAAATAGAGGAACTTCTTACTTTCAAAGGGGTCGGCAGGAAAACTGCCAACCTTGTGGTAACACTTGGTTATGGAAAACCGGGTATCTGCGTGGATACCCACGTTCACCGCATCTGCAACCGCTGGGGATATGTGGTGACCAGAACCCCGGAGCAGACCGAACAGGCATTGAGGGGCAAATTGCCCACCGAGTACTGGCTCATGATCAACGATCTGCTGGTTACCTTTGGTCAGAATCAATGTTATCCCATATCACCAATCTGTTCCACCTGCCCATTGAGAGAGATGTGCGACAGAGTCGGGGTAAAAAAGTCCAGGTAA
- the rlmD gene encoding 23S rRNA (uracil(1939)-C(5))-methyltransferase RlmD, translating to MKKDNRPSSPAQKEDSKLKTGQTIEVAISAINDDGFGVSCYENTPILIAGTFPGESIRARISYVGRRETFASISRIIKHSPDRLTNLSCDKAACDGCALLKMKYPAQLAWKKQLVIKFIRRHKTLEKARLHEVIPSPHQLHYRNSAKLVVSGKFADPVIGIYRRNSHEVLDVAGCAVHHPLIDTIIEAVKAGIKKGKVPIYNPKSQMGLLRYLVIRISESANKAMVIFVTAERSYNELHHLAKHLKNAVPEVSVIAQNINSSLGNVILGQKDHFVTKEQVLSAIMGDTKFLISPRSFFQVNSGSARIIYEKVREWAALTGSERVLDLYCGIGGISLFLARQCKEVTGIEAVDAAVADAERNAQLNGIGNCRFIAGDVAKLIEEMRREDKKVDLIVLNPPRKGCDEQVLKQASALGPAKIIYVSCSPDTLARDLNLLAGLDYETREIQPVDMFPQTPHVENVALLTKKN from the coding sequence ATGAAAAAAGATAACCGCCCAAGCTCTCCAGCCCAAAAAGAAGACAGCAAACTAAAAACCGGCCAGACGATCGAGGTGGCCATATCCGCCATAAATGACGATGGGTTCGGCGTTTCTTGCTACGAAAACACTCCCATTCTCATTGCCGGTACATTCCCCGGCGAGTCGATACGAGCCAGGATTTCCTATGTGGGCAGAAGGGAAACCTTTGCCAGCATTTCCAGGATCATCAAACATTCTCCGGACCGTTTAACAAATCTATCTTGCGACAAAGCTGCATGTGACGGCTGTGCACTGCTGAAGATGAAGTACCCCGCTCAACTGGCCTGGAAAAAACAGCTGGTCATCAAATTCATCCGCCGCCACAAAACTCTGGAAAAAGCCAGGCTGCATGAGGTAATCCCCTCTCCACATCAACTTCACTACCGCAATTCTGCCAAGCTGGTCGTGAGCGGCAAGTTTGCCGACCCTGTTATCGGCATCTACCGCCGCAACAGTCACGAGGTTCTGGATGTAGCAGGCTGTGCTGTCCATCATCCACTCATCGACACGATTATCGAAGCGGTCAAGGCCGGAATAAAAAAGGGCAAGGTGCCCATTTACAACCCGAAAAGCCAGATGGGTCTTTTGCGTTATCTGGTGATTCGCATTTCTGAATCTGCCAACAAGGCCATGGTAATATTCGTAACCGCGGAGCGCAGCTACAATGAGCTCCATCACCTGGCGAAACATCTGAAGAATGCAGTCCCCGAAGTCAGTGTCATCGCCCAGAACATAAACAGCTCCCTAGGCAATGTAATCCTGGGGCAGAAGGACCACTTTGTCACCAAGGAGCAGGTTCTGTCTGCAATCATGGGGGACACGAAATTCCTTATCTCACCCCGCTCTTTCTTCCAGGTGAACAGCGGCAGTGCCCGGATTATTTACGAGAAAGTTCGCGAGTGGGCAGCACTGACCGGCTCAGAACGAGTTCTCGACCTTTATTGCGGCATTGGCGGAATTTCACTTTTTCTGGCCAGACAATGTAAAGAGGTGACCGGTATCGAGGCAGTGGATGCTGCCGTTGCCGATGCCGAAAGGAATGCACAGCTGAATGGCATCGGCAACTGCCGATTCATTGCGGGAGATGTGGCAAAGCTTATTGAAGAAATGCGGCGGGAAGATAAAAAGGTAGACCTGATAGTCCTGAACCCGCCACGCAAAGGTTGTGATGAACAGGTTCTGAAACAGGCTTCCGCCCTGGGGCCGGCAAAGATCATCTACGTATCATGCTCGCCGGATACCCTGGCCCGCGACCTTAACCTGCTGGCTGGCCTTGATTATGAAACCAGGGAAATTCAGCCGGTGGACATGTTTCCGCAAACACCCCACGTGGAAAATGTAGCGTTGCTGACGAAAAAAAATTAG